Genomic DNA from uncultured Desulfuromusa sp.:
AATCGTGATCTTTGGGAACGACTGCTGTTGCTTGCAGAAAAACATCAAATTGACTGGGTTTGGGTCAAAGGACATGCTGGACATCGTGAAAATGAGCGTTGTGATGAATTGGCGCGTTTGGAAATCCTGAATGCTTCTGATACCATCTAATGGTTTTTTTCCAGGAAAGGAAGACGTTATGACGATTGAAAAGAGAATCGAACAATTTTTTGCTTCTCCGGTTTTTGGTATCGTTGGTGCTTCAGCCAATCGGGATAAATATGGGAATAAGGTGTTGCGCTGCTATCAGCAGAATAAATTACAAGCGATTCCCGTCAATCCGACAGAGACAGAAATTGAAGGATTAGCCTGTGTGACTTCGGTTGCGTCTCTTCCTGACGATGTCCAGAGCCTTTCAATCATTACCCCTCCGAAAATAACGGAAAAAGTTGTTGAACAGGCTGCCGCTCACGGTATTAAGAACATCTGGATGCAGATCGGGTCCGAAAGCCCTGCAGCAATACAGTATTGTGAAGAACAGGGGCTGAATGTGATAGCCGATGGCAGCTGCGTGCTGGTTGTTCTCGGTTATCATGATCATTGAAGTCGAAGCTTTGCAAATCAATGTAATCGCAGGGAATCATAGCTACTAATCAAGAGGCAGGTGCGAGTCAGATGAGTATGTTCATGGATTTTGAGTCCATTACCAAGAGTATGGGAGAATTGCCTGCATCGCCAATTGTTGCAACCAAATTGTTGGAATTGCTTCGTAAACCTGATTTGAAAATCAAGGAACTGGCTAATGCTGTTTCTCTTGATCCGGTCATTTCTGCACGCCTGCTGAGGATTGCCAACTCTGCTTTTTATCAACTGGTTAAACAGGTCAATACCGTTGATCGGGCAATCATTGTTGTCGGTGAAGATGTTCTCAAAAACCTTGCTCTCGAATATAGTTTACGCTCAACCAGTAAAACCTTTGGGGTTATGGAACGTAAAATGTGGGAGCATTCGATAGGATGTGCGGTTGCCTGCAGAATGTTGGCAGGTCGTCTGACAGATCTTGACAAGGACATGGCCTATCTTGCTGGGCTGCAACACCACATTGGTAAAGTCGTGATGGTGAATCGTGACAAGAAACTTTATAAAGAAGTACTTCAGGCAGTTGAATCCGGAAAGGGACAGCTGCGTGATGTTGAGCGGGGTTTGTTTGCCTATTCCCATGAGGTTGTTGGTGCGGCGCTGCTTGATTATTGGAACTACCCCAAGATGATTGTTGAAGCGACTCTGCACCACCATGCTTTTGACAAACTGCGCTCTGAAAAACCGGAAGTTTTTAAACTTTGCGCTGTTCTTAACCTTGCGAGTGATTTCTGCCACCGTTTCGGGATAGGCTTTTCTGAAGAAACAGATGTTGACTTAACTCTCAGTCGGGGGGCTTTAGCTCTTGAAGCCAATCCGATGATTGTTGAGGAACTGACAGAGATATTTTATCCTGCATTCATCAAAGAACGGAACCTGTTTCTTTCCTGATTTTTCTTCAAAGGTGTTGTGGTTCAGGGAGTCGGCCTATGTGTAAAAAAATTTTTGTGGCTGCAACCGGTCAGCATTGCGGCAAAACGACAACCAGTTTGTCTTTGCTTCATCTGGCGCGTAGAAAATATAGCCGTGTTGGCTTTATTAAGCCTTTTGGGCCCAAGAGAACGAACTATTTAGGGCAATTTGTTGATATTGATGTTGCTCTGATCGCCCATGTCTATGGTATGGAAAATCAGCTCCCGCTGATGTCTCCGGTCGTTCTCGATGCCTATACCACTCGCAATGTTCTTGAGGGGAAAATTGATCCTGAAGACTATTTACAACAGATTTGCCGGGCAACGGAAAAACTGGAAAAGCAGTGCGATTTTCTGATTATTGAAGGAGCCGGGCATACGGGGGTTGGCTCAGTTGTGGGACTGAATAATGCGCAGCTGGCACAACAGCTTGATGCTCCGGTCTTGATAGTGGCCGGTGGAGGCGTTGGCAATGTTATCGATGCGTTGCAGTTGAATCTGGCACTATTTCGTGAAACTGGTGCAGAAGTGCGGATGATTCTGCCGAATAAACTTATCAGGAGCAAGCGTGAGAACACGCTGAAGTATCTGGAGCTTGCTTTTAAGGATACTGCTATTCAGGTTGTCGGCGGGTTTAATTATTCTCCTATTCTGGCTGATCCGACCTTGAGATATCTTTCCGAGCTGTTGCAGATCGAACTTCAGGGTGATCTGAACCAGGCCAGCAGAATCGTGCACCACGTCCAGCTTGGTGCCGCTTCGACTCAGCGGATCATTGACATGTTGCATGAGTCGACCCTGCTGATTGTCCCCAGCAGTC
This window encodes:
- a CDS encoding CoA-binding protein, with protein sequence MTIEKRIEQFFASPVFGIVGASANRDKYGNKVLRCYQQNKLQAIPVNPTETEIEGLACVTSVASLPDDVQSLSIITPPKITEKVVEQAAAHGIKNIWMQIGSESPAAIQYCEEQGLNVIADGSCVLVVLGYHDH
- a CDS encoding HDOD domain-containing protein, whose product is MSMFMDFESITKSMGELPASPIVATKLLELLRKPDLKIKELANAVSLDPVISARLLRIANSAFYQLVKQVNTVDRAIIVVGEDVLKNLALEYSLRSTSKTFGVMERKMWEHSIGCAVACRMLAGRLTDLDKDMAYLAGLQHHIGKVVMVNRDKKLYKEVLQAVESGKGQLRDVERGLFAYSHEVVGAALLDYWNYPKMIVEATLHHHAFDKLRSEKPEVFKLCAVLNLASDFCHRFGIGFSEETDVDLTLSRGALALEANPMIVEELTEIFYPAFIKERNLFLS
- a CDS encoding AAA family ATPase, whose protein sequence is MCKKIFVAATGQHCGKTTTSLSLLHLARRKYSRVGFIKPFGPKRTNYLGQFVDIDVALIAHVYGMENQLPLMSPVVLDAYTTRNVLEGKIDPEDYLQQICRATEKLEKQCDFLIIEGAGHTGVGSVVGLNNAQLAQQLDAPVLIVAGGGVGNVIDALQLNLALFRETGAEVRMILPNKLIRSKRENTLKYLELAFKDTAIQVVGGFNYSPILADPTLRYLSELLQIELQGDLNQASRIVHHVQLGAASTQRIIDMLHESTLLIVPSSRVELLVMLSTLYRLPEYQPKIAGLVINGVVPISEIVQRVIDDAKIPYMRTDATTAGIYTKIQEDVAKIGAEDEEKIALVQQLAESDLDFELIDSLF